GTTATTCGTATTGTCTCACCCGCGTACGCGGGTGTCTATGTGACCACAGGTTTAGCATTGTGGTTAACGAATTTATTTCTTCTCCGTAGGTTCCCGCTTTCGCGGGAACGACACGCTTTCGCGGGAACGACACGCTTTCGCGGGAACGACATGCTTGCACGGGCGTGGCCGCGTGAAGTTATTCGTATTGTCTCACCCGCGTACGCGGGTGTCTAAGTGACCACAGGTTTAGCATTGTGGTTAACGAATTTATTTCTTCTCCGTGGGTTCCCGCTTTCGTGGGAACGACATGCTTTCGCGGGAACGACATGCTTGCGCCGGAATAGTAACCTTTCAAGGAAACGGTAAGACAATGGTGTGTGTTTTGCCTTACCCGCACTGTCATTCGCGCAGAAATGGAAAAAGTATGCATAAAAAATTTTGTAAGTCCAGTTTGATCTACAAATTTCAGTAATCGGGATCGAACCATATATCTACAGATCAAACAAACGTAAAATCAGAGATGCTTAATATATGAAAAACTGATCAATGCAGAACGCGGCTCTCGATCATAATACACGCATTGGCTAAATAATTGAATCGCCGGGTTTCAAGAAAGTTCAGCACTTCGTCGTTTTCCGAACCGGGTTGCAGCCATACATTGGTATGTCCGAGTTCCAGGCACTCTTGTAGGATATTTAAAGTCACCGAAGGAGGGACGACAAAATTGATGATCGTCGGTTTTACGGGTAATGCCGCGAGATTGGCATAGGCTTTATCCCCCTCGACTTCGGTGGCTGAGGGATTAACAGGAAAAATCGTATACCCTTTACGCCGAAGATCGCGATAAATCGTATTGCCGTATTTATTGGGATTATTATTGGCCCCCACGACGGCGATCGTCACCTGCGGTTCGCGCAGCAGATCAAGGATATCTTTCATCGGTCACTCCATTTCTTTTTTCAAAAGATGGTCCGTGGATTTTACGGCACCTTGCATGATGGCCATATCCAGGATCTGCAATAAGTGTCGCAATTCTTTCATATCATCCAAGTACCACTGCATCCCCGGTTTTAATCGTCCGGAGCGATCATAAAAATCATCATTTGTATACGACGGGCCGTGAAACCACCGGCGGCATTCGTTTTGAAAAACATCCGATTTTTTTTCGATCAACGTGATCAGATTGGAACCCTGACTGA
This DNA window, taken from bacterium, encodes the following:
- a CDS encoding CoA-binding protein; translation: MKDILDLLREPQVTIAVVGANNNPNKYGNTIYRDLRRKGYTIFPVNPSATEVEGDKAYANLAALPVKPTIINFVVPPSVTLNILQECLELGHTNVWLQPGSENDEVLNFLETRRFNYLANACIMIESRVLH